In Procambarus clarkii isolate CNS0578487 chromosome 17, FALCON_Pclarkii_2.0, whole genome shotgun sequence, the sequence GAATGTTAAATATTCCAGCAATATTTTGGGGCACTACTAATCTACTGATTTCCTTACAACTTCCCATACTTACTGCTGGGGATGTGTACTATAACATGTCAAAGTTTCAGCCAAATATtcttaaaacaaaagaaaaacaacaaaaattcccctcccccccccccccaaaaaaaaaaaaaaaaatcgaatgtatttatttgtatatttCCATATTAAATAGTTTTAACATATGACACTGCAATATATTTGATATCCAATGACATTATTAGCCCTGTTGTATAATTTATTGAACTGTAGTTAGATGTTTGCAATATCATTATTACAAAACACTTGTTCGACTCTTATTGTAGCAAATTTTCTATGCCTGCAAAATGTGATTATTTGGCTTAAAATCCATAATACCTCTGTACCACATAATCTGTCATCGTGAATATCTGAGTAATATTAGTGAGGTGAAATTACACTTTAGACATATAGGGGAGTGTGACATTTTTCGTAGTGGGGAAAGTTAATGTTTTAGGATATTGAATTTTCTGTAATATTATTTCTCAGCTAACGTAATGTTGAGTTTACCTTGCATGCTACAAATATACAATAGACATTCACCATTAATACAGAATATAAATAAACGAGGTTTATAGGGAAATACAAATTGTTCATCAATGATGAAGTGCAATAGTGAGAGCAAAATTGGAGCTGGTGAGACGttgaccttatatatatatatatatatatatatatatatatatatatatatataattactgtatatattcagttataatatatatatatatattatatatatattatatatatataatatatatatatatatatatatatatatatatatatatatatatatatatattatatatatatatcgaacacctccccccccaacctACGCTTCCCTCCAGGTAGGCAACACTACCTGGAGGGAAACGCCCCCACCACCTGCAGGGGAACTTCCACACCATCTGCAGGGGAACTCCCTCACCATCTGCGGGGAAACGCCCCCACCACCTGCAGGTGGAATACCAGCACCATCTGCATGGGTAAGGCCTCATGGCCTCAAGATAACAACATAAGACATCTTTAAACAAGATATCAAGAAACTGATGTTTGGTGGCTCACTTGTCAAAGATTTCTTGGAGGGAATTTTCTCAACGAACACTTGCTGCCAGAAATTTAGCCATAGATTAGGTAGAGAGAGTAGTAGTAATGagctacagtatatatataatatgattatttaaatatatcatttaaaATTTCCAAATTCTTTACcaactttttataaattttgtaTTAAAAATAATTATGTAAAACGTCAATCAAGTCATTAATCTAAAATTGCTAGCTCTCAAAACCTATAACGTTTTAAATTGTTTTGACTCAacttaaaaattcataattttgtAGTCTCCATTCCTTAAGCAGTTGTGACACATGCAACTATAAAAGTCTATTATAACTATTGTATGTGGTCCCTATCCCTTGAGCCGTTGCAACACGTACAACTATAAAGGGAGTCTATTATAACTATGGGGTCAATACCGTCACTACAGTAAAGTTGTTGAGTTGGTCCATGAAGGCATAGTGTTGAGATCAAACATGTACACGCCCAAAGTGTTGATCATCACGTTGATTACAATGATGCAGATAATGTTCATCACTATACCCGCATACATCTGTTGAACATTATACCACCTTTAGTCTAACAACACAATCATATACATTCAAGTATTTCAATATACAGTATTATACAAATCATCCTCTTGTtttgatagtactttttgtaactgtggaccatcgtacatatattgacgtaacggACCATTAGATAAAATTTGTTACTATTCACTTTAGAGACTGGAAAAAATAAAGccaaaaaccaaacttaaataatcCTCGGTCTAGTATAGTACTAGTATGTATATTAGTATTATAATACTAATGTATTATATTTGGTCtcagtgtgtattaggcctagggtggttagattaggttatgttagttttattagcaacataaatacaaaaccttttccagtttgtccaaattcaacagtACCAAATtgtactttctaattgtccattacgtcaatatatgtacgttggtccacatcgttactataagtactatctaaaGAGGAGAATGGGCTGGTATTATATAGCAAAGAATTTAGAATACAAGACAATAATCACTACAAACTGTAGTTATAAAAAGAAAACTGACTTACCATCTGCGTAGTCTTCATGTTTGCTGCCCCAAACACTATGGCATTAGGGGGAGTAGCAACTGGCAGCATGAAAGCATAGGAACAGCATATAGTAGCTGGTAGCATCAGATAGATTGGATTTACCTGTATGTTTAATGCCTGTAAACAAGATAAAAATTTATTTTGGACAATCAAAAAAGATTAATCTCAATTCAACTTTAAGAAATATAGGTTCAATAATGCTCGGGAATTAATGGAGCataagtgcgaagaaaagtgttcaaggaaaaggcgtttcataaCCATAGGAGAGGAAGAAGAATTTACCATGTGGGTCAAGATCTTGCAAAACTTTCCAAGTCAGACCCTGTATGAGGGAAAGATGGAATGATACGAGGAGAGGTACTGCTAGCATGATCCGTACAGAAAAAGGAAAGTGGTGAAAGGGAAGAGGGGCCCATATTAGGGATAAGAGTCAAAAGCACGACATAAGCAAGAGAGAATGTTGCAGGGACCGCGCAAGGTAACGAAGGCAGTAATGATCACGACGATACTGTAGAGACAAGACTCTAGTTTCAGCACACAGCCTCAGGGTAGGGGatgaacaaaaggcaccagagctgaggcgtagaagaaattaacacgtgatgaataaCGTGACACTGTCGACCACGAAGGAAATAAATACATCTTCGatcctcctgaagatgtattgattaacatgaaagtacttaaggaatttcctgtcTTATTTTTCTTTGTGGTCGACAGTGTCATATATACGTTTCGTATATGTATCAACAGTTCCTGTTGATACATTTTGAATGTTAGTGTTTAAAAGAAACATAGGATGGAAGAAACTTAAATTGGAAGACTACTCAAAAGACATCAGGTTGCAACAGAATATGTTAGGCAATCGTGGACATTAAGAAACAAAATACAGATGTAATCATAATATACAAAACTTTGCAATGAAACTTCAGCTGTATAAATGAGTGTTCTTTGGCAGTAAGCTATTAAGAGGAACGGAGTTACCTAGCTGAGGTTTCAATGCAAAAGTTACTGTTGAGGAGGCTTAAATATTGATTGTTCCAGTCACTTACCAACTCATTCAGAACTGGAAGCAGTATAGAagctgtggcagtgttggaggcaACTTCTGTTAGCATGGCAGTTGAGAAAGTTACAATCATCACGATGTACACACTGTGTAAACCATTTAAACCTTTTAGCGACTCTCCCATCCACTGGGATAAACCGGACACCTTAGCGCCCTCAGCCATGGCAAAGCCTCCGCCCAGCAGGAGCACCACGCCCCAAGGGATCTTTTCCTGCACAACTTTCCACGTCAGGCAGGAGTTGTTGTCCACGCGCTTGGGCTCTGTGCAAGAATACCAAGTCCACATACTTTAGGCAGGTGCAATAAATTGGCATGAAGCAAAAGAacattgttcatatatatatatatattatttccatCATGAAAAATTTGCTGGACAAATCAATTAAGcatattttatttgtttattttatttatttcatttatttatatacaagaaggaacaATAGGATTGTGGGAGAAAATAACactggtgttcttacattcttacaaagccactaacacgcacagcGTTTTCTGCTAGTCCTTAATCTACACAGATAAGTTTATTCAGATGTTCActgtagcaaaatttgagtttaacataatatatagagtacatataAATTAATGGAAATTATTACACTCTTAAAGTTGCATGGATTAAGTACTAATATTTGGAggagtgggtagcacaaaacacagtgcgagtttgaagcacaaagtaagaaactatgaggatgaaattaaatACTTTTTGGttgtacttttgaataaggcataggttggaCATTTATtgtaattcattagggagtgagttccatagactgggtccttttctttgcatggagtgtttgcacagatttagtttgactctgaggatatcaaagatatttatttctggtgtgatgctcatgggtactattacatctgtcaaggaagagtttcagatcaggattagcatttaggaacaaggtttcgaTGCCATTTTTATGATGATCCATTACATAATCCTTTACATATGGATGCTATTTTCTCAGGAACTTGATAAAAAGTTTCTCAGAAACTTGTCATCAAGTTTCAAAACTTGATTATCAAGTTTGAAACAAAAACGTAACGGTCCAGGTAGTATagccgggttcgttctcgactcacaatcgagaattcgggATTCGAATCCCAGTGGGACAGAAATAGGTGAGCGTGTtaattcctatcacctaatgcccctgtccacctaAAAGTAAATAGATACCCAAGAGTTAGTGAGCTTGTTGTGGAATTGCATCCCGGGGAGATCCTTGGAGGAGAGGGAGGCCTCGAtaaaagcctaacatgtactctACGTATATacaaactggctgcctgtccccccacacaataaattattaatcATTTCATTAAAAAGGCAGCAGGGGATTCAAAAGAAGTCATAAGCCAGTAAGACATACCATCTGGTTTGCTAAAGCACCAGAAGTTGAGGTTCGCAGGCAGAGCAAACAACAGGAAGACTATGAACATTGCAGGCGTTGCATCATCCACCTCCCTGCAACAGTATTTCAGTTCAatacatttacctgaatttacctgtgggccactatctagtggcctcgacgagaacaggaagctggcagcttgtcaaatGTCTCCAACCCCCATTTGTCCTATGATTTTATCaagtaaacaagaaaataatatgAAAATATTTAACAAATTCCTTCTTCTAACTTGGAGTTCTACAGAAGTTACTCTATGAGagaatttttaatatatataaagcTTACCGTTCCTTCACTTCAGACTCAAGGTGGATCAACAAGACTAGATTATCACTAAAAAAGCAAATCGCACAGCAACAGCCCGACACACCAACAGCCTcacacaacaacagcctcacacaacaacagccccacacaacaacaaccccacacaacaacagccccacacaacaacagcctcacacaacaacagccccacacaacaacagcctcacACAAAAAGTCTCACGCAGGAATAGCTTCACCTACCAACCACCCCACACATAAACAGCCCTACGTAACACCGCTCTTCCTATCAATAATAATAGGTGTCATATTCACACCTAAACAGGTTAAACGGTCCAAGGTATCCTTTAGGTAAATTTAGGTAGTGCTGGAACATGCATTTATTGTGCAAATTTGAATTTTGTTAATTTCCGGGGAGAGCCTAGTCTGAATTTTTTTATTTGGCTTCCGGTAGTGTCATTGCCTCATAAGAGATTTTCGTGTGTAAAAAGATCAAAGTCCAGATGACACGGATGCAGGACTGTGACTTGATTGGCTAAGATTCACACCGGTACGCTACTCACCGGTATTTTACTTGAGGTTAATTGTCTCAAGAGAAACTGCGAGCTAGTTTATTGGCCTAGGGACCTTTTCAGGGTTGCCGAACCTGGTACTTTCGTACAATATTTGGTACATTTTTTGCTACTTGGTACTTTTAAGTTCTAAGCGTTGATAATTTGGTAATTTTTCTATATAATTTTCCTAGTTTGATAAAAACTCAAGATATAAACTTTGAAATATTCGAATACAACAACAATAATCATTATTTATTAATTTCCCAATTCTCATTTATAAGTTTCATTACATAAGTGCCTGTGATACTTGTTGTGCTAATCTGTAGTGGTATTTGACAAGAACTTGTGTCAAAGTGTTATTGGCCTCGTTTGATGTCAACACTAGTGAGGGCAGTCACGCTGCTACACTGACCAGTCACCGTCGCACTTCCTTAAGAGGCGGTCGTTTCTTGTGAGGTGGTTATATTTGTGATAAAATAAGCCCCATTTCGCGAGCACATCGTTAATAGTAAGAGACCAGAATAGAACGTTTTACAAATACCGTGAATGTGAAATAGAAGGGAGTACTACACATAGAAAGCACTCTAAAAGAGAAAACACATTAAAAATACGAATTTAGTACATCGACCTTCAAAACTGATCAAATATAATTCTTATTTGTATGTTAAATTGCGTTAGGTTATATTGTATGCTAACCAGCAACGCTATTTCAAGTGATTTGATGGAAGAGGGAGTGTGGCTCAGGTCAAGTGAGGTGCCGGCTACCACGGTGATATTATGTCTACTGATATTGAGTGCTAAACTATGTTCTAGGGCCACTAATCCTCCAGTGCAAGAAGTCAAGGCGACAGCCGACCAGTTGTCACGATTTCCTTTCAGTGACAGTAGGTCAAGTTTACCTGCAGTGGGCATTTTATATGGTTTTTAGCCACAAGGTTTAAGGAGTGCCACGAAATCATCGCTATACGTGGTTGCCAAGGATTGTAGTGGCGTTTATAGACCAGTGCATGAGTCAAGGAGGCGAAGACGGAAGACTTCAGAGTCAAGAGGAAGTCACACACTCGTGGTATTGCCAGGAAATCGGTAGGAAGGGCAGTGAGCAGCCATGTGACACCAGGAATTCCGCaccagctggggccagattcacgaagcaattacgcaagtacttacgaacctacacatcttttctcaatcttgacggctttggttatatttattaaacagtttacaagcatgaaaacttcccaatttactgttgttattgttataaacagcctcctggtgcttccgagctcattaactgttaaataactctaaacaaatccacgaaagattgagaaaagatgtacaggttcttaagtgcttgcgtaactgcttcgtgaatctggcaaccAGTGGAAGTGACGCACACGACCAACAAGAACTCTCCGGACGGTCGCCAGGGCTGAAGTCCACTTAAATGGTACTTTAGATGGCTAAACAACTTCCCGTCTCCCCACTGAGTTAATTCTACGGAATCAGGTGAGGatattttgtgtaacattattATTCGCTATAAATATATTTATGCATTGTGGATGAAGGAAGAGTACTAGGAGTACTTGTGTATGCATTGAGGTATGTGGTGAGGCTAGGATACTAGGGAGAGACTATGACGTATACTGCTTTAGTTTACATTTATATTTGCACTAGTTATATTATTGATCAAGACTGTACCAGTTATTATTATTGATCAAGACTGCaccagttattattattaatcaagATTGCACTAGTTATTATTATTGATCAAGACCACCAGTTATTATTATTGATCAAGACTGCACCAGTGTTATTATTATTGATAAAGAGACAGTGATTATTTGCGCGAAGTGATTATTAATATTTGTTATAAATTTATTGTCCTCTGCGAACAAGAGTAAAGTGACGTAGTTCTGATTTAATTCAGTTGCTGCCGCAGCCTAGTGAGTCTACAGTTTCAGGTCACTTATTTTAAGTTGAGACTATTTATATTATTGTCCCATCATTTGATTTCATTAAATGTATTTATGTAAGCAAAGTATGTCCGCACTCCTTTCTGCAATTTATGACATAAAACTGACTTACACTGCGTGAACATTATGGGAAAGATGGTATTAATGACTACAATggtattatgatgatgttggaTTACGTTCGAAACAACAGCCCCAAACACCAAAAGCCCCTCACACTAGCATTCCCACACTAAatagccgaagctcaatccccacaagtacaactaggcgagtacacactaaCAATCCCACACACACTAACATCCCACACACTAACAGCCCCGCTAACAGACCCACACACCAGACCCACATAGCACCCGCAAAGTTTCTAATTAATATATTTCTGAGAGAAGAGGAAATGGgggtagagggggagagagggaaagtggtgggggagggtgggaacACGAACATGGGGACCATGTTGGTGGggtaggagggaggaggaaggggaggataAGAGACTCATACAGTTGTTTCAGTtcttaataatacattttctgagagaatggggaaaatggggggagggggaggaccaGGGGGATGATGGTAGAGGAGGGAAAAAGGGTGGGACGGGGtcaagagggagtgggagaggaggtggaagAAGGGAGAGTATCCAGGCACCACCTGGTactcctccccccctttccctagATTACCTATACGAGAGAATGTCTGAATGATTGGCTTTCTGTCTATCCAAAATTGAAGGTCAGACGCCTGGGTTAGTGTAACTCAAATTAGTAGAGGGGAAGGGTCTGAGGTACGGGACAGACATAAGCTGGTCAGTGTAGGCCCAAGTTAACTTCTTTATGAAATATTTGCAATTATAAACACCCCACTGCCATtttcaaggagtcaagtgtgaaatatggCGTGGTTAACATGAAATTGTTACTGAAAAGAAATGAAAAAGGAAGCGAGAAAGGAAAGCAAAGTATCTGAGACCTATTCATTCATTTCCGTGCTTTTTGAGGGTACTAGTAAATTTTAGTGCTTTTTGAGGGTAGCAGTAAAGAGGGGAAAGGAATTTTTGTTAACTTACACTCCAAAAGCATCTTCAAACCACTTTGCCCATCCAGGGATGAACTCTGGAGCCCTGAAGAGCCACAGCAGAACAAGAATGATGAAGAGGGTCAGCACTACAACCTCCTGGAAGGTGATGAGTCCCAGCTCGCGGTACTTGGCTAATATCAGCTGCTTCACTGCCTTCTGTCGCTCCTCTGATGGATTTTGGATCATTTTCTTCCTTTGGCCACTGaaaaatattttaatatgaaAATCTGGATTTTAAATTTTGATTAACATTATTAAATCTAGATGTGATTCCATAGTCAGTGAAAAGACGTTTAATAATTAACGTCTTGTAAATAATACATTCTCATAAAATAATACATtttcataaaataaataatacattctcataaaataaataatacattctcataaaataatacattttcaaaataataaataattctcATAAATGAACACAGCGCTGCTATACTGATATGTACAACAA encodes:
- the LOC138365512 gene encoding Na(+)/citrate cotransporter-like: MAGFMLTTMFLSMWISNTATTAMMVPIVDAILVELYAGQSDEDETDKEFMDLSVYPPHQSQMELAPSVQKRDPSECKNGNLEQVSVKKVDMTSKDADNTGLTTLPPNESCRALRDMCFLATAYSANLGGTGSLTGTGPNLVIKGVLASSYSEPTGLNFLSWMLFNVPGMLICVVLAWLWLQLYFSGMLCGQRKKMIQNPSEERQKAVKQLILAKYRELGLITFQEVVVLTLFIILVLLWLFRAPEFIPGWAKWFEDAFGVEVDDATPAMFIVFLLFALPANLNFWCFSKPDEPKRVDNNSCLTWKVVQEKIPWGVVLLLGGGFAMAEGAKVSGLSQWMGESLKGLNGLHSVYIVMIVTFSTAMLTEVASNTATASILLPVLNELALNIQVNPIYLMLPATICCSYAFMLPVATPPNAIVFGAANMKTTQMMYAGIVMNIICIIVINVMINTLGVYMFDLNTMPSWTNSTTLL